Proteins encoded by one window of Salicibibacter halophilus:
- a CDS encoding glycoside hydrolase family 10 protein, giving the protein MKQTDGFYRAFWVQAFEPGLKTPEDIDQLLVDADEANMNAILAQVSRRHDAYYTSDVLPFTEDPDIPSGFDPLGYLVEQARDTDLEVHAWVVVSPLWDNVYGGPPEHPDHIYHDHGPGAPDQDTWVTHDYNGDYNEEELYLDVGHPDVQTHVVDIVKDIAGNYDVDGVHLDYIRYPENDPDDPPGWYGYNPTALTLFQEEKNRDDRPEPDDEEWLTWKVEQVSHLVQRVYTELMDVDPAKIFSASVLSWGLDDPSEHDFWALDPVQRAHQNWKLWIQDGYLDYVFVMNYDSEPERSERFTEWAEWQKDIDRNRGIVTGPGLYLNTVSDSIAQVKRAISPSNTTGERTEGVGLYAYNAWNNDEDSTSQKEMIQSLSYPTDLNNDDPPFPNKVSPPVPTWKSEDRGHLLGKWTGNETTLSGRTVTITSSSLQSYTATIDGNHLVVLCNLPAGDYILEIEGTTIQKPLTIQANTMTRIMDV; this is encoded by the coding sequence ATGAAGCAAACGGATGGTTTTTATCGTGCTTTTTGGGTACAAGCCTTTGAACCGGGATTAAAAACACCGGAAGATATTGATCAGCTTCTTGTTGATGCAGATGAAGCCAATATGAATGCGATCCTGGCTCAAGTGAGTCGTAGACACGATGCTTATTATACAAGCGATGTGTTGCCTTTTACCGAAGATCCGGATATCCCCTCGGGTTTCGATCCTCTCGGTTATTTGGTCGAGCAAGCTCGAGATACAGATCTTGAAGTTCATGCTTGGGTTGTCGTCTCGCCTTTATGGGACAACGTTTACGGTGGTCCACCGGAACACCCCGATCATATCTATCATGATCATGGTCCGGGTGCGCCGGATCAGGATACGTGGGTGACACATGATTATAATGGCGATTATAACGAGGAAGAGCTGTATCTCGACGTTGGCCATCCAGATGTTCAAACGCACGTTGTGGATATCGTCAAAGATATTGCCGGCAACTATGATGTTGATGGTGTACACCTTGATTATATCCGTTATCCCGAAAACGATCCTGATGATCCGCCGGGATGGTATGGGTATAATCCAACAGCTCTAACGCTTTTTCAAGAGGAAAAAAACCGTGATGATCGTCCGGAGCCCGATGACGAGGAATGGCTCACCTGGAAAGTCGAGCAAGTAAGTCACCTTGTACAACGTGTTTATACGGAGCTCATGGATGTCGACCCCGCAAAAATCTTCAGTGCTTCCGTCCTTTCATGGGGCTTGGATGATCCATCCGAACATGATTTTTGGGCCCTGGACCCTGTACAACGTGCGCATCAAAACTGGAAATTATGGATTCAGGACGGCTACCTTGATTACGTGTTTGTCATGAATTATGACTCCGAGCCTGAACGCTCCGAGCGATTTACCGAATGGGCAGAGTGGCAAAAAGATATCGATCGCAATAGGGGCATTGTGACGGGGCCAGGCTTATATTTGAACACTGTTTCAGATAGTATTGCCCAAGTGAAGCGAGCCATCAGCCCATCTAACACCACAGGTGAACGGACGGAAGGCGTTGGGCTTTACGCTTATAATGCTTGGAATAATGATGAAGATTCAACATCACAAAAAGAGATGATTCAATCCCTGTCCTATCCAACAGACTTAAATAATGATGACCCGCCGTTTCCCAATAAAGTCTCTCCCCCTGTTCCTACTTGGAAATCAGAAGACCGGGGCCATTTACTGGGGAAATGGACAGGAAACGAAACAACATTGAGCGGGAGAACTGTTACCATTACTTCATCCTCTTTGCAATCTTATACAGCGACCATTGATGGCAATCACCTTGTTGTTTTGTGTAACCTCCCAGCCGGTGACTATATCCTTGAAATCGAGGGGACAACCATCCAAAAACCCCTGACGATTCAAGCGAACACCATGACACGAATCATGGACGTATAA
- a CDS encoding N-acetylmuramoyl-L-alanine amidase family protein: MQRIYIDPGHGGSDTGATGNGIAEKDIVLDIGLHMSVYLRENFEGMYRRMSRTDDTDVSLEDRTNDANNWGADVFVSIHVNSFDSSTRGFETFIHDSNPTWARELQRIMHPDVFEEMQTFDASIPDRGQKLANFHVLREAQANAILTENLFIDNATDTDLLLDPAFISAVAAEHAEAVATFLGLSRISQ; encoded by the coding sequence ATGCAAAGAATTTATATTGACCCGGGTCATGGTGGCAGTGACACTGGTGCAACGGGGAACGGCATAGCTGAAAAGGATATTGTACTTGATATTGGTCTTCATATGAGTGTTTATCTGCGTGAAAACTTTGAAGGCATGTACCGTCGAATGTCACGAACGGACGACACGGATGTTTCCCTTGAGGACCGTACAAACGACGCCAATAATTGGGGTGCAGACGTGTTTGTATCCATCCATGTCAATTCATTTGATAGCAGTACACGAGGGTTTGAAACGTTTATTCATGACAGCAATCCAACATGGGCAAGGGAACTGCAAAGGATTATGCATCCGGATGTTTTCGAAGAAATGCAAACATTCGATGCTTCGATCCCTGACCGTGGTCAGAAATTAGCTAATTTTCATGTGCTTAGGGAGGCTCAAGCCAATGCGATTTTAACCGAAAACTTGTTCATTGATAACGCTACGGACACTGATTTATTACTAGATCCAGCGTTTATCTCAGCGGTAGCAGCTGAACATGCTGAGGCTGTAGCTACCTTTTTGGGGTTATCACGCATAAGCCAATAA
- a CDS encoding S8 family peptidase encodes MFSYSTRNVARLSLIDSHLRQELVGARKPQSHALSSGIFPVMVQFQPGTSCFNNGVNHLKSIVNNYAHCKMNQSLPRFSLQGGNLTATALEDLCANCGDVKKIYLDREFSVLLDTATETTRAIELQEEDATGEGVTVAVLDTGVHPSPDLMEPEERIIAFKDFIDDQEEPYDDNGHGTHCAGDVAGNGQQSDGEYAGPAPNANIVGVKVLDMMGAGSLSNIIAGVDWCMENQEAYDIQILSLSLGSPAMDPEDDDPLVQTVNQAWDAGMVVCAAAGNEGPSEETIASPGISQKIITVGALDEQGTPDRSDDDVAEFSSRGPTIDGHTKPDMLAPGVDIVSLRAPDAFLDQMSKDDQLDDTYIAMSGTSMATPICAGVCAQLLEKNPELEPDELKKQLREGAEDLGLEANIQEKDQ; translated from the coding sequence ATGTTCAGTTATTCTACTAGGAATGTCGCGCGTTTGTCTTTGATCGATAGCCATTTAAGGCAGGAACTAGTCGGAGCAAGAAAGCCTCAATCCCATGCATTATCCTCCGGAATTTTCCCTGTTATGGTTCAATTTCAACCGGGGACTTCCTGCTTCAACAATGGTGTTAACCATTTGAAAAGCATCGTAAACAACTATGCACATTGTAAAATGAACCAATCGTTGCCGCGTTTTTCGTTACAAGGCGGAAATCTAACAGCTACAGCCCTTGAAGATCTTTGTGCAAACTGCGGAGATGTCAAAAAAATTTATCTCGATCGCGAATTTAGTGTTTTACTAGACACGGCCACCGAAACTACTCGAGCCATTGAGCTCCAAGAAGAAGACGCCACAGGTGAAGGGGTGACGGTTGCTGTTCTTGATACCGGTGTCCATCCAAGCCCGGATCTCATGGAACCTGAAGAGCGAATTATCGCATTTAAGGATTTTATTGATGACCAAGAAGAACCTTATGATGATAATGGCCACGGGACCCATTGTGCCGGCGATGTGGCCGGGAACGGGCAGCAATCAGATGGCGAATATGCCGGACCTGCACCGAATGCAAATATTGTAGGGGTGAAGGTGCTGGACATGATGGGGGCCGGTTCCTTATCCAATATAATAGCTGGCGTTGATTGGTGCATGGAAAACCAAGAGGCATACGACATTCAAATTTTATCTTTATCGTTAGGGAGCCCGGCCATGGATCCTGAAGATGACGATCCGCTCGTGCAAACAGTCAATCAAGCTTGGGACGCGGGAATGGTTGTATGTGCCGCTGCAGGGAATGAAGGACCAAGTGAAGAGACCATTGCTTCACCAGGGATCAGCCAAAAAATCATTACTGTAGGGGCTTTGGATGAACAAGGTACGCCTGATCGCTCCGATGATGATGTGGCGGAATTCTCGAGCCGTGGACCAACCATTGATGGCCACACGAAACCTGATATGCTCGCCCCAGGGGTAGATATTGTTTCTCTTCGTGCTCCTGATGCATTCCTTGATCAAATGTCCAAGGATGACCAATTGGACGACACCTATATCGCGATGTCAGGGACGTCCATGGCTACTCCGATTTGTGCAGGGGTTTGTGCTCAATTGTTAGAAAAAAATCCTGAGTTAGAGCCAGATGAATTGAAGAAACAATTACGCGAGGGGGCAGAAGATTTAGGCCTTGAGGCTAACATTCAAGAGAAGGATCAATAG
- a CDS encoding S8 family peptidase: protein MKKARLIPFKREKVVTTSSEVPKGIEMVEAPMLWEAEEKGAGQVIAVIDTGCQMDHPDLQERIIGGRNFTADYHGDEANYSDNNGHGTHVAGTVAASKTGNGVLGVAPQADLFILKALSGDGSGQMEWIIEAVRYAVDWRGPNEESIRVITMSLGSPEDIEQLHDVIQYAVEQEVSVVCAAGNEGDGEESTDEFAYPAAYNETISVGAVNVDLETTTFTNTNDEVDLVAPGVNILSTYNNGEYAELTGTSMSTPHVAGGIAMLINIAERDFERSLSEAEIYAQLIRRTAPIGHSNQAEGNGFLTLGLVERSTEWLTEQGREYPIRR from the coding sequence ATGAAAAAAGCCCGGCTCATTCCATTTAAACGTGAAAAAGTTGTGACTACGTCATCCGAAGTTCCGAAAGGGATTGAAATGGTAGAGGCTCCGATGTTGTGGGAAGCTGAAGAAAAAGGGGCAGGACAGGTCATAGCGGTCATTGACACGGGTTGTCAGATGGATCACCCTGATTTGCAAGAAAGAATTATTGGGGGAAGAAACTTTACGGCCGATTACCATGGAGATGAAGCTAATTATTCGGATAATAACGGACATGGGACACATGTAGCCGGGACGGTGGCTGCTTCAAAGACCGGAAATGGCGTTTTAGGTGTTGCGCCTCAAGCAGATCTGTTTATTTTAAAAGCTTTAAGCGGGGATGGCAGCGGGCAGATGGAATGGATCATTGAAGCTGTTCGTTACGCGGTCGATTGGAGAGGGCCAAATGAAGAAAGCATTCGTGTCATAACGATGTCGCTCGGAAGCCCTGAAGATATTGAACAACTTCATGACGTCATACAATATGCGGTTGAGCAGGAGGTTTCTGTTGTCTGCGCAGCAGGAAATGAAGGGGATGGCGAGGAGAGCACAGATGAGTTTGCATACCCCGCTGCTTATAACGAAACGATTTCCGTAGGAGCCGTAAACGTTGATTTGGAAACCACTACATTTACGAATACGAATGATGAGGTTGACCTCGTTGCCCCTGGTGTAAACATTTTATCTACGTATAACAATGGCGAGTATGCCGAATTAACAGGAACCTCCATGTCTACACCCCATGTCGCGGGAGGGATCGCTATGCTGATCAACATAGCTGAACGGGATTTTGAACGTTCCCTCTCAGAAGCTGAAATCTATGCGCAGTTAATTCGGCGGACAGCCCCCATTGGTCATTCGAATCAAGCGGAAGGCAATGGCTTTTTAACCCTTGGGTTGGTAGAAAGAAGCACGGAATGGTTGACTGAGCAAGGCAGAGAATATCCTATTAGGCGTTAG